A genomic window from Brassica oleracea var. oleracea cultivar TO1000 chromosome C8, BOL, whole genome shotgun sequence includes:
- the LOC106311502 gene encoding tricyclene synthase, chloroplastic-like isoform X1 — protein MLDETEGLLEQLELVDNLQRLGISYHFEREIKKILTNVHVRHVGHRKRVDRKRSEDLYATALKFRLLRQHGFNIAQDVFGCFFGDGLDDEDIKSVLSLYEASYLSTRFDTKLKKTIYYTTTRLKKFVEMKNNETTSYVRKMVIRALEMPYHRRVRRLEARWYIDVYGETHDTNPNLLELAKLDFNFVQVIHQDELKSLSSWWSKTGLTKILDFVRDRITESYFSSVGVICEPEFAHHRQMLTKVFMLITTIDDIYDIYGTLEELQLFTAIVEKWDVNRLEELPKYMKLCFLCLINEINQIGYIILRDEGFNAIPYLKKSWADMCTTFLKEAKWYKRGYKPKLEEFMENGWLSSSVPTILLHLLCLFPDQNLDILVSYHHHVIRNSATILRLANDLATSSKELARGDNVKSVQCHMHETGSPEAESRAYMREMIGVAWEDLNLERNSCWLHQGFVEAAANLGRVAQCIYQYGDGYGSPEKAKTVDHVRSLLVYPVP, from the exons ATGCTTGATGAAACAGAGGGTTTACTTGAACAGCTAGAGCTCGTTGACAATTTACAAAGACTCGGAATTTCTTACCATTTCGAACGTGAAATCAAGAAGATTCTAACGAATGTTCACGTAAGACATGTGGGACACAGAAAGAGGGTAGATCGGAAGAGATCTGAAGACTTATATGCGACTGCCCTTAAGTTCCGACTCCTAAGGCAACATGGTTTTAATATCGCACAAG ATGTTTTTGGCTGCTTTTTTGGAGATGGCTTGGATGATGAAGACATCAAGAGTGTTCTTTCACTATACGAAGCTTCATATCTCTCGACCAGATTCGATACTAAACTGAAAAAAACCATATACTATACAACAACACGACTTAAAAAGTTCGTGGAAATGAAGAACAATGAGACCACATCTTATGTTCGAAAGATGGTGATACGTGCGCTAGAAATGCCATACCATCGGAGGGTGCGAAGACTAGAAGCAAGATGGTACATAGACGTGTATGGCGAGACACACGACACGAACCCTAACTTACTAGAATTGGCGAAACTTGATTTCAATTTCGTACAAGTTATCCATCAAGACGAGCTCAAATCTCTCTCTAG CTGGTGGAGCAAGACGGGATTAACAAAAATCCTTGATTTCGTAAGAGATCGAATAACGGAGAGTTATTTCTCGAGTGTTGGAGTAATCTGTGAGCCTGAG TTTGCACATCATCGACAAATGCTTACAAAAGTATTCATGCTTATTACCACTATCGACGATATATACGATATATATGGGACACTGGAGGAGCTCCAACTATTCACAGCCATTGTTGAAAA ATGGGATGTGAATCGTCTCGAAGAACTTCCCAAGTACATGAAGTTGTGTTTTCTATGTCTCATCAACGAAATCAATCAGATTGGATATATAATTCTAAGAGACGAAGGATTTAATGCGATTCCTTACCTCAAAAAATCC TGGGCAGATATGTGTACAACTTTTTTAAAAGAGGCAAAGTGGTACAAAAGAGGTTACAAACCTAAACTCGAAGAGTTCATGGAAAATGGTTGGCTCTCAAGTTCTGTCCCTACAATACTTCTCCACTTGTTATGTCTATTCCCCGACCAAAACCTAGACATTCTTGTCTCCTACCACCACCATGTTATTCGAAACTCTGCCACAATCCTCCGTCTCGCTAACGATCTCGCCACTTCTTCG AAGGAATTGGCAAGAGGCGACAATGTTAAGTCCGTACAATGTCACATGCATGAAACTGGATCTCCAGAGGCAGAGTCACGTGCGTACATGCGAGAAATGATCGGTGTGGCTTGGGAAGACTTGAACTTGGAAAGGAATAGTTGTTGGCTACATCAAGGTTTCGTAGAAGCGGCAGCTAACCTCGGACGCGTGGCTCAGTGCATTTATCAGTACGGTGATGGCTATGGCAGTCCCGAAAAGGCTAAGACCGTCGATCATGTCCGGTCCTTGCTCGTCTACCCTGTTCCATAA
- the LOC106311502 gene encoding tricyclene synthase, chloroplastic-like isoform X2, with the protein MLDETEGLLEQLELVDNLQRLGISYHFEREIKKILTNVHVRHVGHRKRVDRKRSEDLYATALKFRLLRQHGFNIAQDVFGCFFGDGLDDEDIKSVLSLYEASYLSTRFDTKLKKTIYYTTTRLKKFVEMKNNETTSYVRKMVIRALEMPYHRRVRRLEARWYIDVYGETHDTNPNLLELAKLDFNFVQVIHQDELKSLSSWWSKTGLTKILDFVRDRITESYFSSVGVICEPEFAHHRQMLTKVFMLITTIDDIYDIYGTLEELQLFTAIVEKWDVNRLEELPKYMKLCFLCLINEINQIGYIILRDEGFNAIPYLKKSWADMCTTFLKEAKWYKRGYKPKLEEFMENGWLSSSVPTILLHLLCLFPDQNLDILVSYHHHVIRNSATILRLANDLATSSKELARGDNVKSVQCHMHETGSPEAESRAYMREMIGVAWEDLNLERNSCWLHQGFVEAAANLGRVAQCIYQYGDGYGSPEKAKTVDHVRSLLVYPVP; encoded by the exons ATGCTTGATGAAACAGAGGGTTTACTTGAACAGCTAGAGCTCGTTGACAATTTACAAAGACTCGGAATTTCTTACCATTTCGAACGTGAAATCAAGAAGATTCTAACGAATGTTCACGTAAGACATGTGGGACACAGAAAGAGGGTAGATCGGAAGAGATCTGAAGACTTATATGCGACTGCCCTTAAGTTCCGACTCCTAAGGCAACATGGTTTTAATATCGCACAAG ATGTTTTTGGCTGCTTTTTTGGAGATGGCTTGGATGATGAAGACATCAAGAGTGTTCTTTCACTATACGAAGCTTCATATCTCTCGACCAGATTCGATACTAAACTGAAAAAAACCATATACTATACAACAACACGACTTAAAAAGTTCGTGGAAATGAAGAACAATGAGACCACATCTTATGTTCGAAAGATGGTGATACGTGCGCTAGAAATGCCATACCATCGGAGGGTGCGAAGACTAGAAGCAAGATGGTACATAGACGTGTATGGCGAGACACACGACACGAACCCTAACTTACTAGAATTGGCGAAACTTGATTTCAATTTCGTACAAGTTATCCATCAAGACGAGCTCAAATCTCTCTCTAG CTGGTGGAGCAAGACGGGATTAACAAAAATCCTTGATTTCGTAAGAGATCGAATAACGGAGAGTTATTTCTCGAGTGTTGGAGTAATCTGTGAGCCTGAGTTTG CACATCATCGACAAATGCTTACAAAAGTATTCATGCTTATTACCACTATCGACGATATATACGATATATATGGGACACTGGAGGAGCTCCAACTATTCACAGCCATTGTTGAAAA ATGGGATGTGAATCGTCTCGAAGAACTTCCCAAGTACATGAAGTTGTGTTTTCTATGTCTCATCAACGAAATCAATCAGATTGGATATATAATTCTAAGAGACGAAGGATTTAATGCGATTCCTTACCTCAAAAAATCC TGGGCAGATATGTGTACAACTTTTTTAAAAGAGGCAAAGTGGTACAAAAGAGGTTACAAACCTAAACTCGAAGAGTTCATGGAAAATGGTTGGCTCTCAAGTTCTGTCCCTACAATACTTCTCCACTTGTTATGTCTATTCCCCGACCAAAACCTAGACATTCTTGTCTCCTACCACCACCATGTTATTCGAAACTCTGCCACAATCCTCCGTCTCGCTAACGATCTCGCCACTTCTTCG AAGGAATTGGCAAGAGGCGACAATGTTAAGTCCGTACAATGTCACATGCATGAAACTGGATCTCCAGAGGCAGAGTCACGTGCGTACATGCGAGAAATGATCGGTGTGGCTTGGGAAGACTTGAACTTGGAAAGGAATAGTTGTTGGCTACATCAAGGTTTCGTAGAAGCGGCAGCTAACCTCGGACGCGTGGCTCAGTGCATTTATCAGTACGGTGATGGCTATGGCAGTCCCGAAAAGGCTAAGACCGTCGATCATGTCCGGTCCTTGCTCGTCTACCCTGTTCCATAA
- the LOC106311502 gene encoding tricyclene synthase, chloroplastic-like isoform X3 has translation MLDETEGLLEQLELVDNLQRLGISYHFEREIKKILTNVHVRHVGHRKRVDRKRSEDLYATALKFRLLRQHGFNIAQDVFGCFFGDGLDDEDIKSVLSLYEASYLSTRFDTKLKKTIYYTTTRLKKFVEMKNNETTSYVRKMVIRALEMPYHRRVRRLEARWYIDVYGETHDTNPNLLELAKLDFNFVQVIHQDELKSLSRWDVNRLEELPKYMKLCFLCLINEINQIGYIILRDEGFNAIPYLKKSWADMCTTFLKEAKWYKRGYKPKLEEFMENGWLSSSVPTILLHLLCLFPDQNLDILVSYHHHVIRNSATILRLANDLATSSKELARGDNVKSVQCHMHETGSPEAESRAYMREMIGVAWEDLNLERNSCWLHQGFVEAAANLGRVAQCIYQYGDGYGSPEKAKTVDHVRSLLVYPVP, from the exons ATGCTTGATGAAACAGAGGGTTTACTTGAACAGCTAGAGCTCGTTGACAATTTACAAAGACTCGGAATTTCTTACCATTTCGAACGTGAAATCAAGAAGATTCTAACGAATGTTCACGTAAGACATGTGGGACACAGAAAGAGGGTAGATCGGAAGAGATCTGAAGACTTATATGCGACTGCCCTTAAGTTCCGACTCCTAAGGCAACATGGTTTTAATATCGCACAAG ATGTTTTTGGCTGCTTTTTTGGAGATGGCTTGGATGATGAAGACATCAAGAGTGTTCTTTCACTATACGAAGCTTCATATCTCTCGACCAGATTCGATACTAAACTGAAAAAAACCATATACTATACAACAACACGACTTAAAAAGTTCGTGGAAATGAAGAACAATGAGACCACATCTTATGTTCGAAAGATGGTGATACGTGCGCTAGAAATGCCATACCATCGGAGGGTGCGAAGACTAGAAGCAAGATGGTACATAGACGTGTATGGCGAGACACACGACACGAACCCTAACTTACTAGAATTGGCGAAACTTGATTTCAATTTCGTACAAGTTATCCATCAAGACGAGCTCAAATCTCTCTCTAG ATGGGATGTGAATCGTCTCGAAGAACTTCCCAAGTACATGAAGTTGTGTTTTCTATGTCTCATCAACGAAATCAATCAGATTGGATATATAATTCTAAGAGACGAAGGATTTAATGCGATTCCTTACCTCAAAAAATCC TGGGCAGATATGTGTACAACTTTTTTAAAAGAGGCAAAGTGGTACAAAAGAGGTTACAAACCTAAACTCGAAGAGTTCATGGAAAATGGTTGGCTCTCAAGTTCTGTCCCTACAATACTTCTCCACTTGTTATGTCTATTCCCCGACCAAAACCTAGACATTCTTGTCTCCTACCACCACCATGTTATTCGAAACTCTGCCACAATCCTCCGTCTCGCTAACGATCTCGCCACTTCTTCG AAGGAATTGGCAAGAGGCGACAATGTTAAGTCCGTACAATGTCACATGCATGAAACTGGATCTCCAGAGGCAGAGTCACGTGCGTACATGCGAGAAATGATCGGTGTGGCTTGGGAAGACTTGAACTTGGAAAGGAATAGTTGTTGGCTACATCAAGGTTTCGTAGAAGCGGCAGCTAACCTCGGACGCGTGGCTCAGTGCATTTATCAGTACGGTGATGGCTATGGCAGTCCCGAAAAGGCTAAGACCGTCGATCATGTCCGGTCCTTGCTCGTCTACCCTGTTCCATAA